From Streptomyces sp. NBC_00775, one genomic window encodes:
- the ppk2 gene encoding polyphosphate kinase 2 — MADKKTATLPRAAYERELLRLQTELVKLQEWVRAEGARLVVVFEGRDAAGKGGTIKRVAEHLNPRIARTVALPKPTERERTQWYFQRYVEHLPAAGEIVLFDRSWYNRAGVERVMGFCTKEEHQLFLRQCPIFERMLVEEGILLRKYWFSVSDEEQQKRFRRRLKDPTRRWKLSAMDLESITRWEAYSRAKDEMLVHTDVSEAPWYIVESDDKRRARLNMIAHLLGSVPYKEVSPPVLELPPRPPSTGYVRPPRDLQTYVPDHAAGL; from the coding sequence ATGGCCGACAAGAAGACGGCGACATTGCCGCGTGCGGCGTACGAGCGGGAGCTGCTGCGTCTGCAGACGGAGCTGGTGAAGCTTCAGGAGTGGGTACGGGCGGAGGGGGCCCGGCTCGTGGTCGTCTTCGAGGGACGGGACGCGGCGGGCAAGGGCGGCACGATCAAACGGGTCGCGGAACATCTGAACCCGCGCATCGCCCGGACGGTGGCGCTGCCCAAGCCGACCGAGCGCGAGCGCACGCAGTGGTACTTCCAGCGGTACGTCGAACATCTTCCGGCCGCCGGGGAGATCGTGCTGTTCGACCGCAGCTGGTACAACCGCGCCGGCGTCGAGCGGGTGATGGGTTTCTGCACCAAGGAGGAACACCAGCTCTTCCTGCGCCAGTGCCCGATCTTCGAGCGCATGCTGGTCGAGGAGGGCATCCTGCTGCGCAAGTACTGGTTCTCGGTGAGCGACGAGGAGCAGCAGAAGCGGTTCCGGCGGCGGCTGAAGGACCCGACGCGGCGCTGGAAGCTCTCCGCGATGGACCTGGAGTCGATCACCCGTTGGGAGGCGTACTCCCGGGCGAAGGACGAGATGCTGGTGCACACCGACGTCTCCGAGGCGCCCTGGTACATCGTCGAGAGCGACGACAAGCGCCGGGCGCGGCTCAACATGATCGCGCACCTGCTCGGCTCCGTTCCGTACAAGGAGGTGTCGCCGCCCGTTCTGGAGCTGCCGCCGAGGCCGCCGTCGACCGGCTATGTGCGGCCGCCGCGCGATCTGCAGACGTACGTCCCCGATCACGCCGCGGGCCTGTGA
- a CDS encoding universal stress protein, with translation METWEPPLVVGVDGSGSSLRAVDWATDEAALHGAPLRLVYASLWERYEGAALAEGLGRSSEQVMADNIVEAAARRAHRRNADVKVSTEVLPDDAVSVLLKEGHSAFALVLGSRGRSGMAEMLLGSVGLAVAARAVCPVIVLRGSHDNQVRAGTHRSVVLGVGEESRASAATRFAFDEAEARNAVLHAVRAWRWPAHESTDHPLLAGEPARLHEEQAVKVLDSALSEAAANHPSVDLRRRTAEGTARRVLLDASADADLLVVGARHRQGHFGLQLGRVAHAVLHHSACPVAVVPQRA, from the coding sequence GTGGAGACGTGGGAGCCGCCCCTGGTCGTGGGCGTCGACGGATCCGGGTCGAGCCTGCGCGCCGTGGACTGGGCGACGGACGAGGCCGCGCTGCACGGTGCACCGCTGCGCCTGGTGTACGCCTCGCTGTGGGAGCGCTACGAGGGCGCCGCACTCGCCGAGGGGCTGGGCAGGTCCTCGGAGCAGGTGATGGCCGACAACATCGTCGAGGCCGCCGCGCGGCGCGCCCACCGTCGCAACGCCGACGTCAAGGTTTCCACCGAGGTGCTGCCCGACGACGCCGTGAGCGTGCTGCTGAAGGAGGGGCACAGCGCCTTCGCGCTGGTCCTCGGGTCCCGTGGGCGCAGCGGCATGGCCGAGATGTTGCTCGGCTCGGTCGGTCTCGCCGTCGCGGCCCGCGCGGTCTGTCCGGTGATCGTGCTCCGCGGCAGCCACGACAACCAGGTCAGGGCCGGGACACACCGGAGCGTCGTCCTCGGGGTCGGCGAGGAGTCACGCGCCTCGGCGGCCACGCGCTTCGCCTTTGACGAGGCGGAGGCCCGCAACGCCGTTCTGCACGCCGTACGGGCATGGCGGTGGCCCGCGCACGAGAGCACCGACCATCCTCTGCTCGCGGGAGAACCCGCCCGTTTGCACGAGGAGCAGGCGGTGAAGGTTCTGGACTCGGCGCTGAGCGAGGCGGCGGCGAACCATCCGTCCGTGGATCTACGCCGACGCACCGCGGAGGGCACGGCCCGCCGGGTGCTGCTGGACGCTTCTGCCGACGCCGACCTGCTCGTCGTCGGCGCGCGGCACCGCCAGGGACACTTCGGACTTCAGCTCGGCCGGGTCGCGCACGCGGTCCTGCACCACTCCGCCTGCCCGGTCGCGGTCGTACCACAACGCGCGTGA
- a CDS encoding zinc-dependent alcohol dehydrogenase produces the protein MKAAVVRAFGEPLVIEERPDPEPGPGQVRVRVEASGLCHTDIHAAHGDWPVKPNPPFVPGHEGVGLVEALGDGVTHLALGQRVAAPWLGKACGRCEYCLSGWETLCEQQINTGYGCDGGYAEKMLAWADFAQPVPDGISPLDAAPLTCAGVTTYKALKVADVRPTQLVAISGVGGLGHLAVQYAKIAGAAVAAIDVTDEKLELAAELGADLVIDARKEDPGEVLKRYGGAHAAIALAVNEAAFSAVYTGLRRGGKLVMVALPAHGTIQVPVFDTVLNGTSVIGSIVGTRQDLAEVFHLHAAGRTRVIRESRPLESVNESMDEVLRGHVKARIVFDFGEGR, from the coding sequence ATGAAGGCAGCAGTCGTACGAGCCTTCGGTGAGCCCCTGGTCATCGAGGAGCGCCCCGACCCCGAGCCCGGCCCCGGCCAGGTCCGCGTCCGGGTGGAAGCCTCCGGGCTGTGCCACACCGACATCCACGCCGCGCACGGCGACTGGCCGGTCAAACCGAACCCGCCGTTCGTCCCCGGCCACGAGGGCGTCGGCCTCGTCGAGGCCCTCGGTGACGGCGTCACGCACCTTGCCCTGGGGCAGCGGGTCGCGGCGCCCTGGCTGGGCAAGGCCTGCGGACGGTGCGAGTACTGCCTCTCCGGCTGGGAGACGCTGTGCGAGCAGCAGATCAACACCGGGTACGGCTGCGACGGCGGCTACGCCGAGAAGATGCTGGCCTGGGCGGACTTCGCCCAGCCGGTGCCCGACGGGATCTCCCCGCTCGACGCGGCCCCGCTCACCTGCGCCGGCGTCACGACGTACAAGGCGCTCAAGGTCGCCGACGTCAGGCCCACCCAGCTGGTCGCCATCTCGGGGGTGGGAGGGCTCGGCCATCTGGCCGTCCAGTACGCGAAGATCGCCGGGGCCGCCGTGGCCGCGATCGACGTCACCGACGAGAAGCTCGAACTCGCCGCAGAGCTCGGCGCCGACCTCGTGATCGACGCCCGCAAGGAGGACCCCGGCGAGGTGCTCAAGCGGTACGGCGGTGCCCATGCCGCCATCGCGCTCGCGGTGAACGAAGCGGCGTTCTCAGCGGTGTACACCGGGCTTCGGCGGGGCGGCAAGCTCGTGATGGTCGCCCTGCCGGCGCACGGCACGATCCAGGTCCCCGTCTTCGACACCGTGCTGAACGGCACCTCGGTGATCGGCTCGATCGTCGGCACGCGGCAGGACCTTGCCGAGGTGTTCCACCTGCACGCGGCGGGCCGGACCAGGGTCATCCGGGAGTCCCGGCCCCTGGAGTCGGTCAACGAGTCGATGGACGAAGTCCTGCGCGGTCACGTCAAGGCCCGGATCGTCTTCGACTTCGGCGAAGGAAGGTGA
- a CDS encoding universal stress protein, whose product MPRTVTVGLDGSHESLAAAEWAAREAKLRGLPLKVVHVWEPVPEPMAQAPLLGAETQQHWSEGIPREATDGLRIRHPEVDVVMEQLSGRPAEVLPGAAKDAELLVLGSRGMSGVGGFMVGSVGLAVVAHAECPVVLVRAGEQAADEHAMDPAGIPSASAPFRPVVLGLDATNPDDALIGFAFEAALLRGTSLRVVHGWNEPPYIAYGMPPDLEMNARIAAEEAAAVAEVLRPWRQKFPAVEVVEDSLSGRAANHLVDASREASLVVVGRRVRRSPLGAHIGPVTHAVLHHATAPVAVVPHD is encoded by the coding sequence ATGCCCCGCACCGTCACCGTAGGGCTCGACGGCTCGCACGAGAGCCTGGCCGCTGCCGAATGGGCGGCCCGTGAGGCGAAACTCCGCGGACTTCCGCTGAAGGTCGTCCACGTCTGGGAGCCGGTACCGGAGCCCATGGCTCAGGCCCCGCTCCTCGGAGCCGAGACGCAGCAGCACTGGAGTGAAGGGATTCCTCGCGAAGCGACCGACGGACTCCGGATACGCCACCCAGAGGTCGACGTAGTCATGGAGCAACTTTCCGGGCGGCCCGCAGAGGTGCTGCCCGGCGCCGCGAAGGATGCCGAGCTGCTGGTTCTCGGCTCCCGCGGAATGAGCGGAGTGGGCGGTTTCATGGTGGGCTCCGTCGGCCTGGCCGTGGTGGCTCACGCCGAGTGTCCCGTCGTCCTCGTACGGGCCGGAGAACAGGCAGCCGACGAGCACGCGATGGACCCGGCCGGCATCCCTTCCGCCTCGGCCCCCTTCCGGCCCGTCGTGCTGGGCCTCGACGCCACGAACCCGGACGACGCCTTGATCGGCTTCGCCTTCGAGGCGGCCCTCCTGCGCGGAACCTCCCTGCGTGTCGTGCACGGCTGGAACGAGCCGCCCTACATCGCCTACGGCATGCCCCCCGACCTCGAAATGAACGCCCGTATCGCCGCGGAGGAAGCCGCCGCCGTGGCCGAGGTGCTGCGCCCCTGGCGCCAGAAGTTCCCGGCCGTCGAAGTCGTCGAGGACTCCCTGTCCGGAAGGGCGGCCAACCACCTGGTGGATGCCTCCCGCGAGGCCTCCCTGGTCGTCGTGGGCCGCCGCGTCCGCCGCTCACCACTGGGCGCGCACATCGGGCCCGTCACACATGCCGTACTGCACCATGCCACCGCCCCCGTCGCCGTGGTCCCGCACGACTGA